From the Manihot esculenta cultivar AM560-2 chromosome 14, M.esculenta_v8, whole genome shotgun sequence genome, the window AAATGATGGGAAAGAAAAATCTCTGCTTGGCATTCAAGCCCCTTAACAAGGAAGATGCCTTTAATGATCAGCTTAATAGCAAATCCAAAAGGAAGAACGCAATTGAtcatttgaattattttcttgAGTTCTTCCCATCTTCATTTAATAAAAGCGTTTTGGTGCTAAATTCACAACAGATAGAAGTTGCAAAATGCTATCATATATAATTGCTTTAGGATATTAAATCTCTCTTTTAACTTACAGAAAATCATACATCAGATTCTATTCCCACAAATGAAAGAATTAACATTTATGTTAAACTGTATCACAAGAACAAAGTCACGCCACGTTTCTTCATTGTATGATTTGGTAAAAGTAGTCTGCCTCCAGCTATTGTAGATTTTCAAATCTCCTTTCTAACCAAGCATATTTTCAAAATGGGCACATAAACTATTGAAGCTAGTAGCTTATAAATTCCCACAATTTAGAGGTGTTGCTCAGGCCATTTCTCTATTTTCTGTTTGATTCTCAGAATTTGGCAAAGCAAATCAAACGCCCGCACAAATAGCTCCTGAAAGGGAAAGGGggcattatcaaaattaatcaaTTGAGAACTCGACAAATGGGCTTTTAATTATCCCGAAATGGACTCTATTCGTCCTGAAATGTGGCCATTATAAATCTTCAAAGGCAAGATTATGGGGCTTCTGACTACAGAAAGACCACGTTTTATGTGACAGTGTCTGCATGTCTGCAGGAGAAGAAGTTAAAAGGAAGAGGCAAACCTGATAACCAAGATGAACAGCAAAACTTCCCTTCATCTACATGTTTCACGTCAAGCCCAATAAACCAGGATCCAGCACTAACATCATCATGCGCATAGGTGCGAAGAAGAGACCTGAACACTCAGCAAATCAGTGCATAGAACTTCAAAATATAAATCTCATAGATTATGAAACTAACACGCCAGATGAGTGAAAATTTTACCTGTTTATGGATATAAATTTAGCTAAAGCTCGTGATATGACATACATCTCACCTGAAGCATGGCGAAAGTACCTGTTGAGTGCCAGAGATTAACATTCAATTTGGAAAGATGATCATGAAGGAAAGAATATTAGAATCTagataaaaacaaaacaaaaaagaaactaAAAAGCTTCTTGTCCCTAAATGTTTAAGCTATAACATGTTCAATTTATGCTTATTACAATACATATGACAACTAATAATACCAgtagaaaatatattaatttaagaaCAACTTACGATTTCTTATCCCCAAATTTCCACCAATCCGGTTCATACCATTTATGACTCCTGCCAATTCCAGCAGATaagtatgataaaaataaagtaaaaggtGTTCAATACTATATCTATATCTTATCttcctaaaattttattttaaagattaaGAGGAAAAAACTCACGGTTCAGAGAAAACTTCACCGGACTTCATACAACCAATATAAACACGAGGCTTGTCCAATTGAGCTGCCAGGGTAGTTCCAAGAGCATCtgcaagggaaaaaaaaaggacAAAGATAAGAAGACATGCAAGTATCAACATGAATGGGAAAAAAGCTTAAATTTATAAGGTGAAAAGGAGTAATATTAAGACCATGATATCACTTCTAGGCAGAAGCCCCAATTTCCTAATATCTCGATAATCAACAAGCTTACGCTTGCCAATGGTAGGCACATGCAAGTATCAAAACTCAGGAAGACTGCAGATAATCCAACAATAATACTAACCAATATTAACATAGATATTGTCATTGACTTTAGCATAGAACTCAGCATCCCATTTATTAACAGCATAAGAAAAAAATAGTTTAGCCTTATTTGGAAGCCCTTCAGTTTCCTCCACATGGTTATCCTGCGAATAGAAATGTCCATAATGAGTACATGATTGAGTGCTCATAATAAAATGTTGCTTCCACATCCcattttatgctttttctttttatattttttagcttttttatcaattattttgttttgttttctctGTTTACTAATTCACCTACAAATGTGCTTGGGCACCTCGCATCAGGACTTCAATGCTCCATCATTGTCATTAAATCAAGTGCCATCTATAGGAGTTGTAAAATTATGAAGGATAAAATATACAAATAGCTAAGATtatggcttttttttttaatcattattgATTTATGAACATACAAGAATTATGAAGTCATTAGTATgcttattttcattttcaattgCCCTCTCCAAATTGTCACCACGATTTGCACTGCATGAGAAAAAGATCAACTGTCAATATTTTAAGCACAAACCACAATATAAGATAGACAGCAACAGGAAGCATATACCAAAATGACATCAATAACACATCAAGTGCATAAGCAACCTCAGTTACCTTCTTCCAATGACAAAACGTGAAACTATGCCTTTCTCTTTCTCCAGTTTCTTTAATGTTACGCCTGAAAGCATGAAGGGTTCACTTTAGTCCtccaaaaacaatataaataggGAAAATTGCTTACTTCTGGAACTTTGCATCTTCCACGCAAATAATTTAGGCACACAAAATAAAGCAAATTAACCAGAATGAATGTGCGACACATACATGATATACAGGTTGGTATATCAAGCCAAAGAAGCCAATAATTTCAACAAGACAAGAGAAAGATCAATCAAATAATTCAATGTCAAATTTAGtgcatgttttattattcttgaGTAAAGGCCTCCGAGTAATTACTTTCCAGAGAGCATACAGCTTAATTCTTGTGGGGGAACTTAGTAGTTGCTTGTTAGCTATTCTGAGACCCCATTACAAAAGCTAACCCTTCTGCTGCAAGATGTAGTCCATATCACAAATAAATGCAGTACTTTTGAAACTCTGCAACATTTGGTCCATTTCTGGAACAATCAAGTAATTAGTAATGTACCCGTTATCACTACACCAAAGAAAGATTGTTAAATTTGGATCCGGGCCGTCAGCCCTAACTCACTCCAAAAACTaaacccaaaagctagctcaagggaagTGCCCAAAACCCTTATAAGGAGACATAACCCTATCCCAAACCGATATAAGATTCAAACACACCCCTCAAATCCAAAATTACACTGGAGTGTAAAATATTTATCATCGCCAATAGCATGTTAAATCTGGGTCTGGCCTAACTCAGCCCAAAAGTTAGCTCAGGGGAGGAGTGTCCAAGACCATGGCAGATTCAACAAAGATCTACTATTTTCACCTTTTAGATTCTTCCAAGATAATGCACATTTAGTGGTCTCAGCTTAATACGTTAGGCAGTCTGGGTTGTAAAGAATAATGCCATCAAGGAAATGGAGTGCTGAATTTGGTATTTCAATCTAAAGCAGACATTCATGGAAATAAGtaagaaaaatgaaattataggAATATTTGGTACCTACCAGTTCCCATCCACGCTTTACGGATTGCATCCCTATTGTTCATTCTGTCAAACCTTGTCAGTATTCCTATCACTACTAGATGTCTTTTCTTAGAATTTGTCCCATGATTCTGTGTTAAGAAGTTTGAAGTAAAACCCTCCTGTTTAGCTGTAGCCAATTCCATCTCAAGGGCTGATAATTTCTTCTGTTGCTCCCTAAGGAGGAGCAAGCACACCAATAAATCAATCGTGAAAAGGAGAAGGaaataatagttaaattaatGCCCAAAGGCCTCTGGTAAGTTAAACAAATATCAATAATCACATTACCTGCAGGCTATTATTTTCAATGTATCATCCACTGATATAGCAGATTGtccctaaaattaaaaaccagcAGTTCACATTGTCATTTTTATGAATGTGGCTCAgctaaacataaaaacaagcaaTGAAAACTTAAGAGTTTACACAAGCACCCAGCTCGAGTAATTTTTCAACGTTACATCAAAAATTGCAAGTTACATCACAACACCGCatactgatttttttttctttcttacaGTTATCATCAATTCACCACTAGAAATAAACCCAGCATGGTAAGTGAAATTCCAACTCAAACTGAAAAACCACAAATCCatgaataaaaacaaaaatttggAAAGCCACCTGCCCAGTTATCCTGTCAAGCTCTTTAATCAAATAAACCCTGTTCTCCGAATCTTGCCATAACCTGCCTCCCACATCAAACACCACAACACGATTAGAGGGCCTGAAAAAAGGGGGACCCTACGTCGTTTGGAaccaaaagaaaatgaaataattcccataaaaaataaaaaagtgggAAAGTGAAATACAAGAGAAGCAAGTAACCTGCCAGCGACATAAATGGAGGCGAAAGTAGAGAACATTGAGAACAACAAAGTTGATATTCTCGATCCATAGGCTCTGCTATTCGATCCTTGACTAACTCTGGAATGCATCATTTTAGTCTTACCTCGGATCTTCAATCCCCTCTTGATGGATTCAACTGAACTAGCAAAAATTCAGTTAGAGAAAACCCACTTGATTTGGATTTTAAAGTTTCACTGCAGGTTTATGCCTCGagctgagagagagagagagagagagagagagagagtgagggTGGGTGACTTGCCGGTATTACAAAGTCGAAGTAGTGATTGATTGGTCTATTTGGGTCATCGCCCTTCACCTTCAGGGACGTCAAATTATATCTCATGGTTATTTAAATCTCTCAAACTACCTGCCTTTTCTGTCTCtggataaatgaaaaataattactctttatttaaaattagtaacatcacatgaaatttcaaaaataaaaaaataattttaagtaaacttaaataaatatccagctcatatttaaaaaaaaaaaaaggaaaatatatcCAACAcaaaaaggaaataaaatcaAAGCTTTTGAGcagaaataataatttaaatgatgagaatttaaattattaaaggtTATGTTGGACCGAATAGTTTTTAAAGTATTATTTAATatcttaaataattatttagaatGATTAAATAGTGGTCGATAAACTTTTactctcttaatttttatttttatttattttttgctaATAACTATTAAAAAGGTTAAAAATTATTAGATCAATGACTATTATAGAACAAGGCCTAGAAAGTCTATTATAGAACTGGTTGATTATCCTGACTAAGGTAATTGAGGTGGGTTGCTTCAGAAAGAAGTGTTTGGGCTTAGGTTGGGTTCCCAGTTTCCACTTTCTAATGCTATTGGGCCATTGAATTATTGGTGAAGAGTGATGGATTGGAGGGTCTTGGTCCATTTAATTTCAACTATATTTTGGTTATTAGATTGCTCCTATTAAGAGACTGCATTGCTCGTGTTGATTATGTTTTTTATATACTTTAACCtccatttatttgtaaaaaaataatttatatttaaaaaatattttttattaaaataatttatttttattttattgtttaatattattttaaaaaaataaaatatattaataaatttatatataaatatcttaagaaaatcttaaaaatatgaaaaataactttctatttaaaaaaaaaaagtttttttcttaaattgctcatctcttttaaaatcaaaatattgtttattgattaaattttttaaatattttaaatataaaaaatttgaaaaataattttttaaaataaatggagtCTTAATTATTACGCATATATAAACGTTTCATGATTAAGCAAATCTAGACCATTGTCACAATTTGCTTATTAAGGCTTCAATAagttatatttagaaaatatctttttcttttaaaaaaattattttctttatcaaaaatattttttattgagtaaatttttttagcgtctcaaaagataaaatatgaaaaatattctcATAAAAGGTATTTTCAAACGGACACTAAAAATACTATTGAGGTATGGAAGGGTGAGTTTTGAAATGGAAAATACATGAAAATCACTTCACTTATATTTAAATCCGGTTGATATTTCAGTACTCAAACCTTGatttttaattcataataaattattgaatacatattattgttattattattattatttaagtaatataaaaaatttatctaattttatatttcaaggttaaaaatattttctatgttttttaataaatgcaatattttaaaaattaatttatatcaaataaaAGTTTAAGCTATTTTAAGAACGATTATgtcattattttaaaagaattgaagGGTCTGTATTGGCGTCTATTCAAGAATTGAAGGGTCCAGTAGAGTTAGAGTTGTGTGCTATCATCTCATCGGAAATTCTTCATTAATTACAAAACACATAATTGCGTGCCTTTATAATACTAACAAAAAAGTAAACATACAATTTAGTATCAACATTATATCATTTGGATTCATTCAGTAGCGTCCCAACAAAAACTTTTAATAACATGAATACTATTCACCCACATTCAATTTCGCAATgagtataaaaagaaaataaaaattcttattTCGATCTAATTTAATGTATTATAAATTCAAGACacgtataaaattttatttaatttttcaaaataaattattttgaatgtTTCTATTgtaattaataactaattatAAACTGTCAAGTATTCCATAGTTAAACTACGCACAACTTTAAACCTGAAATATATCTTGTGGTTCTTTAATGCCATCACGGCTGAGGAGCGGTTGGCAAAGTCCCTTTCTTCATTGTTTTTTCCCTTCACAGTAGCTCTTGTTTGACTTATTAGTCGGCAAATAATTGCCATTTTCTGTGGTCCAGAACACTTCGACTATGAACGTGTGGGCTCAAATTCCTGCCTAGTTTTTTGGAAACCTGTGTAGTCGTGAGAGCATCTTTATCAATGACaactgcaaaaaaaaaaaaaaaaaaaaaaaaaagagccttCAGAGTCATCAAAGGAGAGCAATAATCTCTGGAGAAATAATCCAAACTCGAACTAACAGCATGTAAGCACAAGCAGCACCCAAAAGTTTATGCTTCAATGGGGTCAGAAAATCTGACAATCAAGTAAGTGGAATAGAGAAAGGGAGAATATTTTCATTGGGTTGAATTTCCAAATCCAATGTCacataatataattaatcaaCCGACGGAGATCAGTATTTCTTATTCAattctattaaatatatataaagtacATCAAATCTAAGTGATTGATTGAAgaaaaaagaatataatataacgtgaaatatttaattacattaaattcAACAACTCATCCATCATTCATTAGGGGAGTAGAAGAACAAGTAGAACTTTGATTCTTACGACAAGTCTGCggtgtttttatatttattttaaattatttttattggtaGAGAAAACATAGATGGGAGACTACATACACGTTTATAGCAGGAAAACACGTGGACAAATCGAGTATCCAGTAATTTTCCTAAAGAGGAGGACGTGAGCCATGACGACACACAAGAGACTCAACTCCACGTCTCCGTCCGCCTTCTCTCTTATATCATCTCTCAACTCCTCGCCCTTCTCTCTAGGGTTCTCTCATATTCATCCGAGGTCTTTCGCTGTCTCAACGCAGCCTCGTACAATATGGAAACTTGCAAAACTATTAATGATAATGAAACGAAATTgaccctcttttaattattttcacataaattttACGTTTTTCATTCTTCGGCTATACCACATTCACATTTTGGGTTCCTGAAGATTTGAAGTTTCCtgcattttcttttttcagGTTAGTCATCATTCACTGccatctttttttcttttcctgggGTTACGGGGTGGGGGTGTTTAAAAATTAGAATAGATCGTCATTTCTAGTTTGGTTTTATTCATTCTTTTGGTCAAGTAATGAAccttaaaagtaaatttatctGTGGTTGCAAATTTCATTTCTGTAAATATCGTGAAAGCTCTCCgacctaaaaaaaattatcgtgAAAGCTTTCTTTTCTTCAACTTTCGACTgcctttgtcttttttttttttttttctatttttcttttctctgcaCTCTTGTGATCCCAGGGCAGTTTCTTCTTTGAGTTTGTAAGGGTATGGCTTTCTCAACAATAGCTTGTTATTTCATCAAAGCCTTTTTGTGTATAATCTGATATAAGGCACTTGCATGTGGCAGGTGTTGTTATTGTTGTCATCATCATGATACGTTTTCCtggattttctttttacttgtaATTTTTGGTATTTGTGTCAGAAGTTTGAGACAATATCTGCTTGTCGATGCTTTAGAGAGTAATTGATTTTTCTTGTATTATGGACGATTGTATTATCTTGTTCAGATTTTGAAGAAAAGCAAAGAGAGAAGACAAAAAACATTATGGAGGACTTATGGAAGATGTTCTGTGGGAAATCTGGAAGTTCAGAGAGTGGTGGAAAGCCAGATGGTTCTTTTTTCGAGCTTTTGAGCCAACCATCTTGTGCGAACCACATCTTGATCATTTGTCTCGATTTCTTGCTTCTGCTCATGCTCTTATTTAACTTGATACAAAAATCAACATCTAAAACTTGTCAAATTCCACCTAGATTTCGAGGCTTTTCCTGCTTGCAGATTAGCTCTGCAATCTTCAATGGATGTCTTGGATTGGTGTACCTGTGCTTGGGCATATGGATTTTAGAAGAGAAGCTGAGGGAAACCCATACCGCTTTACCCTTGAACCGATGGTTTCTAGTGTTGTTTCAGGGGATTACATGGCTTTCTGTGGGTTTAACCATAAGCCTTAGAGGGAAACATCTTCCGAGGACGCCATCGCGGCTACTATCTGTTCTCGCATTTTTGTTTGCTGGAATTATATGTGTTTTATCCCTATATGCTGCCGTTTTAGGCAAAAGCATATCAGTTAAGGGAGGCTTAGATGTTCTGTCCTTTCCTGGGGCAATATTATTGCTCTTCTCTCTTTACAAGGGCCGTAATGAGGAAGAAATTGATGAAAGTGAAGCTGGCCTTTATGCCCCTTTAAATGGTCATGAGGCTAATGACGTTAGTAAAACTGATTTTGTTGTCCCAGTTACTCCATTCGCTAAAGCAGGTTTCTTCAGTGGCATGTCATTTTGGTGGTTGAATTCCCTGATGAAAAAGGgtagagagaaaactcttgtgGATGATGATATGCCTAAGTTGCGGCAAGCAGACCGAGCGGAGAGCTGCTATTTGCTGTTCCTGGAGCAATTGAACAAGCAAAAACAAGCAGAATCATCCTCTCAACCCTCCCTGTTGTGGACAATCATATCATGCCACTGGAAAGAGATTCTAATTTCTGGTTTCTTTGCTTTGCTAAAGATAATTACGTTGTCGGCCGGTCCTTTGCTTCTTAATGCCTTCATTTTGGTTGCTGAAGGCAAAGGAAGTTTCAAATATGAAGGCTATATATTGGCCTTAACGCTTTTCATTTCAAAGAACTTAGAGTCCTTGTCCCAAAGGCAGTGGTATTTTAGGTCCAGGCTTATTGGTTTGAAAGTAAGGTCTTTGCTCACAGCTGCAGTCTATAAAAAGCAGTTAAGGTTATCTAATGCTGGTAGATTGATCCACACAGGTGGCGAGATAATGAACTATGTGACAGTAGATGCTTATCGAATTGGTGAGTTCCCCTTTTGGTTTCATCAGACATGGACTACAAGCCTCCAGCTTTGCTTCTCTCTTGTCATTCTCTTCAATGCTGTGGGGCTAGCAACAATCGCAGCTTTAGTGGTTATTATAATCACTGTCCTTTGCAACACTCCACTTGCTAAGTTACAGCATGAGTTTCAGTCTAAGCTTATGGTGGCACAAGATGAGAGATTGAGGGCTTGTACAGAATCTCTTGTTAACATGAAGGTGTTGAAATTATATGCCTGGGAAACCCATTTCAAGAATGTCATAGAAAATCTAAGGAAAGAGGAGTATAAATGGTTGTCAGCAGTTCAGTTGCGAAAAGCTTATAATGGGTTTCTCTTTTGGTCCTCCCCCGTTTTGGTATCTGCTGCTACCTTTGGTGCTTGTTATTTCCTCAAAATTCCTTTACATGCTAATAATGTCTTCACTTTTGTGGCAACTTTACGCCTCGTTCAAGATCCTATTAGAGCAATTCCTGATGTTATTGGAGTGGTCATTCAAGCAAATGTAGCCTTTTCACGTATTGTTAAATTTCTTGAGGCACCAGAATTGCAGAGTGGAAATGTTCGGCAAAGGCAAAAGCAAAAGCGAAACATGGAGAACCATGCAATTTCCATTAAGGGAGCCAATTTTTCATGGGAAGAGAATTCAGCAAAGCCCACACTCCGAAATGTAAATCTGGAGATTAGGCCTGGTGAAAAGGTGGCTGTGTGTGGAGAAGTTGGCTCAGGCAAATCAACACTTTTAGCAGCAATTCTTGGAGAAGTTCCAAATACCCAGGGAACTGTAAGCATTTCTGGCCTTTTCCTTTCTCCCGTATAACCATTTATAACTCAACATGTATTTCTATGCTCTTCCAACCCTTTAGTATTTTCGCTCTATAAAGCATGTATTTATTTCTGAATGCACCTCTTTGGTGAGCTAATGACGGTTCTTTGCTGATTaatgatcttttttttttttttttctaatgttTATCACCTACAGATTCAGGTTAGTGGGAGGATTGCCTATGTTTCACAAACAGCTTGGATTCAGACTGGAACAATACAAGAGAACATTTTATTTGGCTCTGCCTTAGATAGCCAACGATACCAAGACACACTTGAGAGATGTTCATTGGTAAAGGATCTCGAGTTGCTTCCATACGGTGATCATACAGAAATAGGGGAAAGAGGAGTAAATCTGAGTGGTGGTCAAAAGCAGCGAATTCAACTTGCTCGTGCTCTCTATCAGGATGCTGATATATATCTCTTGGATGATCCATTCAGTGCTGTTGATGCACACACTGCTACTAGCTTATTTAATGTAATCACAATTTCCTAACAGTAAGCAATATTCTTCACTTAGTTTATTAGTCTTGTATGAAAGCTAACTTAAATCTTGGCAGGAATATGTTATGGGAGCGCTTGCAAGGAAGGCCGTCTTACTTGTGACACATCAAGTTGATTTTCTGCCAGCATTTGATTCTGTTTTGGTCGGTAGTTTTTTATTAGGCATGGACTAAGATTTAGTCCTATGATCAAATTGTTGTTAGTGAATAATTATCTGAACAGAAAATTTCTTTTTGTTGACAGTTGATGTCAGATGGTGAAATTGTGCAAGCAGCTCCTTACCATCAGTTGTTAGCCTCAAGCCATGAATTTCAGGACCTTGTCAATGCTCACAAGGAGACAGCTGGTTCTGAAAGGCTTACTGAGATTGCTACCCCTCAGAAAAGAGGTTCCTCTGCTATGGAGATCAAGAAGACATGTGAAGAGAATCAACTTAAAGTATCCAAAGGAGATCAATTGATCAAACAAGAAGAGAGAGAAGTAGGGGACACTGGGTTGAAGCCTTATATTCAGTATCTGAATCAGAACAAAGGATACTTGTACTTCTCCCTTGCCGCTCTTAGTCACCTTACATTTGTGATTGGTCAGATATCACAGAATTCTTGGATGGCAGCCAATGTTGACAAGCCTAATGTCAGTCCATTGTGGTTGATAGCGGTCTACTTGATTATTGGAATTGTTTCAACACTGTTTTTGCTGAGTAGATCTCTTTCCACAGTCATTTTGGGTCTTGAATCATCCAAGTCCTTATTTTCACAGCTACTGAATTCCCTTTTTCGTGCACCCATGTCTTTCTATGACTCCACACCACTTGGAAGGATACTTAGTCGGGTAAAAACATCTCAAATAGAAAACTTTTGCTGCTTGAAGAGATATTATATGCAACTGAAATATGCGTTTATTATTTATCTTAGGTATCATCTGATCTGAGTATCGTTGATCTTGATGTTCCATTCGGTTTAATCTTTGCGGTTGGGGCTACCACAAATGCTTATGCCAATCTTGGAGTTCTTGCTGTTGTTACCTGGCAAGTCCTGTTTGTCTCCATACCAATGCTTTATCTGGCAATTCGTTTACAGGTAAGTTTTTGCCAGGttctttc encodes:
- the LOC110599888 gene encoding hydroxyproline O-galactosyltransferase HPGT1 — translated: MMHSRVSQGSNSRAYGSRISTLLFSMFSTFASIYVAGRLWQDSENRVYLIKELDRITGQGQSAISVDDTLKIIACREQQKKLSALEMELATAKQEGFTSNFLTQNHGTNSKKRHLVVIGILTRFDRMNNRDAIRKAWMGTGVTLKKLEKEKGIVSRFVIGRSANRGDNLERAIENENKHTNDFIILDNHVEETEGLPNKAKLFFSYAVNKWDAEFYAKVNDNIYVNIDALGTTLAAQLDKPRVYIGCMKSGEVFSEPSHKWYEPDWWKFGDKKSYFRHASGEMYVISRALAKFISINRSLLRTYAHDDVSAGSWFIGLDVKHVDEGKFCCSSWLSGAICAGV
- the LOC110600113 gene encoding ABC transporter C family member 10; translation: MEDLWKMFCGKSGSSESGGKPDGSFFELLSQPSCANHILIICLDFLLLLMLLFNLIQKSTSKTCQIPPRFRGFSCLQISSAIFNGCLGLVYLCLGIWILEEKLRETHTALPLNRWFLVLFQGITWLSVGLTISLRGKHLPRTPSRLLSVLAFLFAGIICVLSLYAAVLGKSISVKGGLDVLSFPGAILLLFSLYKGRNEEEIDESEAGLYAPLNGHEANDVSKTDFVVPVTPFAKAGFFSGMSFWWLNSLMKKGREKTLVDDDMPKLRQADRAESCYLLFLEQLNKQKQAESSSQPSLLWTIISCHWKEILISGFFALLKIITLSAGPLLLNAFILVAEGKGSFKYEGYILALTLFISKNLESLSQRQWYFRSRLIGLKVRSLLTAAVYKKQLRLSNAGRLIHTGGEIMNYVTVDAYRIGEFPFWFHQTWTTSLQLCFSLVILFNAVGLATIAALVVIIITVLCNTPLAKLQHEFQSKLMVAQDERLRACTESLVNMKVLKLYAWETHFKNVIENLRKEEYKWLSAVQLRKAYNGFLFWSSPVLVSAATFGACYFLKIPLHANNVFTFVATLRLVQDPIRAIPDVIGVVIQANVAFSRIVKFLEAPELQSGNVRQRQKQKRNMENHAISIKGANFSWEENSAKPTLRNVNLEIRPGEKVAVCGEVGSGKSTLLAAILGEVPNTQGTIQVSGRIAYVSQTAWIQTGTIQENILFGSALDSQRYQDTLERCSLVKDLELLPYGDHTEIGERGVNLSGGQKQRIQLARALYQDADIYLLDDPFSAVDAHTATSLFNEYVMGALARKAVLLVTHQVDFLPAFDSVLLMSDGEIVQAAPYHQLLASSHEFQDLVNAHKETAGSERLTEIATPQKRGSSAMEIKKTCEENQLKVSKGDQLIKQEEREVGDTGLKPYIQYLNQNKGYLYFSLAALSHLTFVIGQISQNSWMAANVDKPNVSPLWLIAVYLIIGIVSTLFLLSRSLSTVILGLESSKSLFSQLLNSLFRAPMSFYDSTPLGRILSRVSSDLSIVDLDVPFGLIFAVGATTNAYANLGVLAVVTWQVLFVSIPMLYLAIRLQRYYFSSAKELMRINGTTKSLVANHLAESVAGAMTIRAFEEEERFFAKNLQLIDTNASPFFHSFAANEWLIQRLETLSATVLASAALCMVLLPPGTFSSGFIGMAISYGLSLNMSLVFSIQNQCTIANYIISVERLNQYMHVPSEAPEVIEDNRPPPNWPAIGRVDICDLQIRYRPDTPLVLRGISCTFVGGHKIGIVGRTGSGKTTLIGALFRLVEPARGKIIVDGIDISKIGLHDLRSRFGIIPQDPTLFNGTVRYNLDPLSQHSDHEIWEVLGKCQLQEAVQEKEQGLDSLVVEDGSNWSMGQRQLFCLGRALLRRSRILVLDEATASIDNATDLILQKTIRTEFEDCTVITVAHRIPTVMDCTMVLSISDGKLVEYDEPMKLMKRESSLFGQLVKEYWSHYHSAESH